In Streptomyces sp. NBC_00414, a single window of DNA contains:
- a CDS encoding glycosyltransferase family 2 protein, translating to MMSQFKLAQSTPVLWIYTPLLVFTVIYYLISLRVNGFTRDFDIKHHRALVASWRPGTYPSVDVFLPVCGEPIEVLHNTWTHVRAMADRYPGVCVPFVLDDGASADLEAMAHDFGFRYGTRENRGWFKKAGNMHFGFEQSDGEFILILDADFTPRADLLEEMLPYMDENPKTGIVQSPQYFRVLDSQNWIERGAGAVQELFYRSVQVSRQGSDGAICVGSCAIYRRAALDDNGGTTLIEHSEDVHTGFDLRGLGWDLRYIPVAVSTGVCPDSAGAFFNQQYRWCSGSMSLMGSKKFWQRKIKFSSRLCYMSGFFYYIHTALFTFAAPVIPVVLLLMMPDKLKVEHLLLVLPSILYTTIIFPMWHKAPYRLEAWAARMMYGWAHFFAIYDILRKNRMGWQPTGSAGAKKNKTRRFWIGMWVWGGGTALIWVGAAVWRLFTMNAPDFALILSTGLFYALVVGRVLVQPRAESAA from the coding sequence ATCATGAGCCAGTTCAAGCTCGCGCAGTCCACTCCCGTGCTGTGGATCTACACACCGCTGCTGGTCTTCACGGTGATCTACTACCTGATCTCGCTGCGGGTGAACGGATTCACCCGGGACTTCGACATCAAGCACCACCGGGCACTCGTGGCGAGCTGGCGGCCCGGGACCTACCCCTCCGTCGACGTCTTCCTGCCGGTGTGCGGCGAGCCCATCGAGGTCCTGCACAACACCTGGACCCATGTGCGGGCGATGGCCGACCGCTACCCCGGCGTCTGCGTGCCCTTCGTGCTCGACGACGGCGCCAGCGCCGACCTTGAGGCGATGGCCCACGACTTCGGCTTCCGTTACGGGACCCGGGAGAACCGCGGCTGGTTCAAGAAGGCCGGCAACATGCACTTCGGCTTCGAGCAGTCGGACGGGGAGTTCATCCTCATCCTCGACGCCGACTTCACGCCGCGCGCCGACCTGCTCGAAGAGATGCTGCCGTACATGGACGAGAACCCGAAGACCGGGATCGTCCAGTCGCCGCAGTACTTCCGTGTCCTCGACTCGCAGAACTGGATCGAGCGCGGCGCGGGCGCGGTGCAGGAGCTGTTCTACCGCTCCGTGCAGGTGTCCCGGCAGGGCAGCGACGGCGCCATCTGCGTCGGCTCGTGCGCCATCTACCGGCGGGCCGCCCTGGACGACAACGGCGGTACGACGCTGATCGAGCACTCCGAGGACGTCCACACCGGCTTCGACCTGCGCGGCCTCGGCTGGGACCTGCGGTACATCCCCGTCGCCGTGTCCACGGGTGTGTGCCCGGACAGCGCGGGCGCCTTCTTCAACCAGCAGTACCGCTGGTGCTCGGGCTCGATGAGCCTGATGGGCAGCAAGAAGTTCTGGCAGCGGAAGATCAAGTTCTCCAGCCGGCTCTGCTACATGTCGGGCTTCTTCTACTACATCCACACGGCGCTGTTCACCTTCGCGGCGCCCGTGATCCCCGTCGTGCTGCTGCTGATGATGCCGGACAAGCTGAAGGTCGAGCATCTGCTCCTGGTGCTGCCGAGCATCCTCTACACCACCATCATCTTCCCGATGTGGCACAAGGCCCCCTACCGCCTGGAGGCGTGGGCGGCCCGCATGATGTACGGCTGGGCGCACTTCTTCGCCATCTACGACATCCTGCGCAAGAACCGCATGGGCTGGCAGCCCACCGGATCCGCCGGCGCGAAGAAGAACAAGACCCGCCGGTTCTGGATCGGTATGTGGGTGTGGGGTGGCGGCACCGCCCTGATCTGGGTGGGCGCCGCGGTGTGGCGGCTGTTCACGATGAACGCCCCCGACTTCGCCCTCATCCTTTCCACCGGACTCTTCTACGCCCTGGTCGTGGGACGTGTCCTGGTGCAGCCCCGAGCGGAGAGCGCTGCCTGA